The proteins below are encoded in one region of Brassica napus cultivar Da-Ae chromosome A6, Da-Ae, whole genome shotgun sequence:
- the LOC125609868 gene encoding probable ribose-5-phosphate isomerase 4, chloroplastic isoform X1, whose amino-acid sequence MLVAAASTLFSLSSAVFTRRRSFRVSATLSREPSPLLRAAHHTVDSYVKSGMVVGLGSGEASDLAIRYLGHQLRSGSVQDVVGVPMSARSASEAAKYGVPLKHFRDDFQIDFAFHDADAVEEGTLVSVVGRRRTTQEDDYILRQKSIVKAADEAVFMVKEEQYKSGLEGSIPVLVQSLNWLAIAEEIDDLYLGDAEVWRRASVGDAGPLGGDFPIVTSDGHNILDVIFTTPIPSLANVAKSLDNIDGVVDHGLVIKTRCTVVIAGETEVRTVTLQTSAVEDGV is encoded by the exons atgttagttGCAGCAGCATCCACTCTATTTTCACTCTCATCCGCCGTTTTCACGCGCCGTCGTAGCTTCAGAGTAAGCGCCACTCTTTCTCGGGAGCCCTCTCCTCTTCTCCGAGCTGCTCACCACACC GTGGATAGTTATGTGAAGAGTGGGATGGTTGTTGGTTTAGGCTCTGGAGAAGCTTCAGACTTGGCTATTCGTTATTTGGGTCACCAACTTCGTTCTGGTTCTGTTCAAGATGTTGTTGGTGTACCAAT GTCTGCTCGAAGTGCGAGCGAAGCTGCAAAGTATGGAGTCCCATTGAAACATTTCCGGGATGATTTTCAG ATTGATTTTGCATTCCATGATGCTGATGCTGTAGAAGAGGGTACGCTTGTCTCAGTTGTAGGGAGGAGAAGAACAACACAAGAAGATGACTATATTCTGCGGCAAAAG TCTATTGTGAAAGCAGCTGATGAGGCAGTCTTCATGGTAAAGGAAGAACAATACAAGTCTGGACTTGAAGGATCTATCCCTGTCTTAGTTCAATCT CTTAATTGGTTAGCTATAGCTGAGGAGATAGATGACTTGTATTTAGGAGATGCAGAG GTGTGGAGAAGAGCTTCAGTGGGAGATGCAGGCCCTCTTGGAGGAGACTTTCCTATTGTCACCAGTGATGGTCACAACATTCTTGATGTTATCTTCACAACTCCTATTCCAAGCCTCG CTAACGTTGCTAAAAGCCTAGACAATATTGATGGGGTTGTGGACCATGGACTTGTTATCAAAACGAG ATGCACGGTGGTGATCGCCGGAGAGACAGAAGTAAGAACTGTTACCTTGCAGACTAGTGCAGTGGAAGATGGTGTATGA
- the LOC125609868 gene encoding probable ribose-5-phosphate isomerase 4, chloroplastic isoform X2, giving the protein MVVGLGSGEASDLAIRYLGHQLRSGSVQDVVGVPMSARSASEAAKYGVPLKHFRDDFQIDFAFHDADAVEEGTLVSVVGRRRTTQEDDYILRQKSIVKAADEAVFMVKEEQYKSGLEGSIPVLVQSLNWLAIAEEIDDLYLGDAEVWRRASVGDAGPLGGDFPIVTSDGHNILDVIFTTPIPSLANVAKSLDNIDGVVDHGLVIKTRCTVVIAGETEVRTVTLQTSAVEDGV; this is encoded by the exons ATGGTTGTTGGTTTAGGCTCTGGAGAAGCTTCAGACTTGGCTATTCGTTATTTGGGTCACCAACTTCGTTCTGGTTCTGTTCAAGATGTTGTTGGTGTACCAAT GTCTGCTCGAAGTGCGAGCGAAGCTGCAAAGTATGGAGTCCCATTGAAACATTTCCGGGATGATTTTCAG ATTGATTTTGCATTCCATGATGCTGATGCTGTAGAAGAGGGTACGCTTGTCTCAGTTGTAGGGAGGAGAAGAACAACACAAGAAGATGACTATATTCTGCGGCAAAAG TCTATTGTGAAAGCAGCTGATGAGGCAGTCTTCATGGTAAAGGAAGAACAATACAAGTCTGGACTTGAAGGATCTATCCCTGTCTTAGTTCAATCT CTTAATTGGTTAGCTATAGCTGAGGAGATAGATGACTTGTATTTAGGAGATGCAGAG GTGTGGAGAAGAGCTTCAGTGGGAGATGCAGGCCCTCTTGGAGGAGACTTTCCTATTGTCACCAGTGATGGTCACAACATTCTTGATGTTATCTTCACAACTCCTATTCCAAGCCTCG CTAACGTTGCTAAAAGCCTAGACAATATTGATGGGGTTGTGGACCATGGACTTGTTATCAAAACGAG ATGCACGGTGGTGATCGCCGGAGAGACAGAAGTAAGAACTGTTACCTTGCAGACTAGTGCAGTGGAAGATGGTGTATGA